A stretch of Pseudomonas sp. CCC3.1 DNA encodes these proteins:
- the coq7 gene encoding 2-polyprenyl-3-methyl-6-methoxy-1,4-benzoquinone monooxygenase: MTTQRHYSPIDRLLLQADTAMRTLLPFSGQPHRPSPAIVKTDKPLDEKTARHVAGLMRINHTGEVCAQALYQGQALTAKLPQVREAMEHAAEEEIDHLAWCEQRIHQLGSHTSVLNPLFYGMSFGIGAVAGLISDKVSLGFVAATEDQVCKHLNEHLEQLPAEDEKSRAILEQMRLDEEQHAESALNAGGYRFPAPVKFGMSLMAKVMTKSTYRI, translated from the coding sequence ATGACTACCCAACGTCACTACTCGCCGATTGACCGTCTACTGTTACAAGCCGATACCGCCATGCGCACCTTGCTGCCCTTCAGTGGCCAGCCGCATCGCCCGTCTCCGGCCATCGTTAAAACCGACAAGCCGCTGGATGAGAAAACCGCTCGCCACGTTGCTGGCCTGATGCGTATCAACCACACGGGCGAAGTCTGTGCCCAGGCGCTGTACCAAGGCCAGGCCCTGACCGCCAAGCTGCCGCAAGTACGTGAAGCCATGGAACATGCCGCAGAAGAAGAAATCGACCATCTGGCCTGGTGCGAACAGCGTATTCACCAGCTAGGCAGCCATACCAGCGTGCTGAATCCTCTGTTTTACGGCATGTCTTTTGGTATTGGCGCCGTGGCCGGTTTGATCAGTGACAAAGTCAGCCTCGGCTTTGTCGCCGCCACCGAAGACCAAGTCTGCAAGCACCTTAACGAACACCTTGAGCAACTCCCTGCCGAAGATGAAAAGTCCCGGGCGATTCTTGAGCAAATGCGCCTCGATGAAGAGCAGCACGCAGAGTCCGCACTCAATGCTGGCGGCTACCGTTTCCCAGCCCCGGTAAAATTTGGCATGAGCCTGATGGCAAAAGTCATGACCAAAAGCACCTATCGCATCTGA
- a CDS encoding histidine triad nucleotide-binding protein, which yields MDTLFTKIINREIPAKIIYEDDLVLAFHDIAPQAPIHFLVIPKKPIRTLNDLTEEDKPLAGHILFTAQRLAKELGCEDGFRVVMNCNEKGGQTVYHIHMHVLGQRQMNWPPG from the coding sequence TTGGATACTCTGTTCACCAAAATCATCAACCGTGAAATACCGGCCAAGATCATCTACGAAGATGATCTCGTGCTCGCGTTTCACGACATTGCCCCGCAAGCGCCGATCCATTTTTTGGTCATTCCGAAAAAACCGATCCGCACCCTCAACGACCTGACCGAAGAAGACAAGCCGCTGGCCGGACACATTCTGTTCACGGCGCAGCGCCTGGCCAAAGAGTTAGGCTGCGAAGACGGTTTCCGCGTGGTGATGAACTGCAATGAAAAGGGCGGCCAAACGGTTTACCACATTCATATGCATGTGCTGGGTCAGCGCCAGATGAACTGGCCTCCGGGCTGA
- the crp gene encoding cAMP-activated global transcriptional regulator CRP codes for MVAITPIPKIKNLDKFLTHCQRRRYQTKSNIICAGEHSHTLFFILKGSVTILIEDDDGREMIIAYLNPGDFIGELGLFEQAGQEQPRSAWVRAKTECEVAEISYIKFREYAQQEPEILYALSGQIAQRLRNTTRKVGDLAFFDVTGRVARCLLELCKQPDAMTHPDGMQIKITRQEIGRIVGCSREMVGRVLKGLEEQNLVSVKGKTMVVFGTR; via the coding sequence ATGGTTGCTATTACCCCCATACCCAAGATCAAAAATCTCGACAAATTTTTGACTCACTGCCAACGCAGACGCTATCAAACCAAGAGCAACATCATTTGCGCGGGAGAACACTCACACACACTGTTCTTCATTCTCAAAGGCTCTGTCACGATTCTGATTGAAGACGACGATGGTCGCGAGATGATCATTGCCTACCTCAACCCAGGAGACTTTATTGGTGAGCTGGGCCTGTTTGAACAGGCAGGGCAAGAACAACCACGCAGTGCTTGGGTCCGGGCCAAAACCGAGTGCGAAGTCGCAGAAATCAGCTACATAAAATTCAGAGAATACGCGCAACAAGAACCAGAAATTCTTTACGCGCTTAGCGGCCAAATTGCTCAACGCCTACGCAACACCACACGTAAGGTCGGAGACCTAGCGTTCTTTGATGTCACCGGGCGAGTTGCACGCTGCCTGCTTGAGCTGTGCAAACAGCCCGACGCCATGACCCATCCAGACGGCATGCAGATCAAAATCACCCGTCAGGAAATCGGTCGCATTGTCGGTTGTTCGCGAGAGATGGTCGGCCGTGTGCTCAAAGGCCTTGAAGAGCAAAACCTGGTCAGCGTCAAAGGCAAGACCATGGTGGTGTTCGGCACGCGCTAA
- the speD gene encoding adenosylmethionine decarboxylase, with translation MKSKLKLHGFNNLTKTLSFNIYDICYAETPQDQQAYVEYINQEYDAERLTQILTDVVDIIGANILNIARQDYDPQGASVTILISEQPVIPTESQIEESPGPLPETILAHLDKSHITVHTYPEIHPVDGIATFRVDIDVSTCGVISPLKALNYLIHQFDSDIVTVDYRVRGFTRDVEGKKHFIDHEINSIQNYLSEDTRDGYQMTDVNVYQENLFHTKMLLKDFELDNYLFGDATSNLSVEQREQVTERVKHEMLEIFYARNMA, from the coding sequence GTGAAAAGCAAACTCAAGCTCCACGGGTTCAATAACCTGACAAAGACCTTGAGCTTCAACATCTATGACATCTGCTACGCGGAAACCCCGCAAGACCAGCAGGCATACGTTGAGTACATCAATCAAGAGTACGACGCAGAACGCCTGACGCAGATCCTCACAGATGTGGTTGATATCATTGGTGCCAACATCCTGAACATCGCCCGTCAGGATTACGATCCCCAAGGCGCCAGCGTGACTATTCTGATTTCCGAGCAGCCGGTGATTCCTACCGAAAGCCAGATTGAAGAATCCCCAGGCCCGCTGCCCGAGACCATTTTGGCTCACCTCGACAAAAGTCATATCACGGTACATACCTATCCAGAGATTCATCCTGTGGACGGTATTGCGACTTTCCGTGTGGATATTGACGTGTCGACGTGCGGCGTTATTTCACCGCTTAAAGCTCTCAATTATCTGATCCATCAGTTTGATTCGGATATCGTGACGGTCGACTATCGTGTGCGTGGTTTTACCCGTGACGTGGAAGGCAAAAAGCACTTTATCGATCACGAGATCAATTCGATCCAGAACTACCTTTCCGAAGACACCCGCGACGGTTATCAGATGACCGACGTGAACGTGTACCAAGAAAACCTGTTCCACACCAAGATGCTGCTCAAGGATTTCGAACTGGATAACTACCTGTTCGGCGACGCCACCAGCAATCTGTCGGTTGAACAGCGCGAGCAGGTGACTGAGCGTGTGAAGCACGAAATGCTCGAAATCTTTTACGCCCGCAACATGGCGTAA
- the trpE gene encoding anthranilate synthase component I: MIREEFLRLAAAGYNRIPLARETLADFDTPLSIYLKLADQPNSYLLESVQGGEKWGRYSIIGLPCRTVLRVHEQQIRVTHDGVEIESHEAEDPLAFVEAFKARYNVPTIAGLPRFNGGLVGYFGYDCVRYVEKRLGKCPNPDPLGVPDILLMVSDAVVVFDNLAGKMHAIVLVDPAQADAYDEGQARLEALLEQLRQPIAPRRGLDFTQQQAADPVFRSSFTQDDYEKAVDTIKDYILAGDCMQVVPSQRMSIDFKAAPIDLYRALRCFNPTPYMYFFNFGDFHVVGSSPEVLVRVEDNLITVRPIAGTRPRGATEEADLALEKDLLSDDKEIAEHLMLIDLGRNDTGRVSETGSVKLTEKMVIERYSNVMHIVSNVTGQLKSGLTAMDALRAILPAGTLSGAPKIRAMEIIDELEPVKRGVYGGAVGYFAWNGNMDTAIAIRTAVIKDGELHVQAGGGIVADSVPALEWEETLNKRRAMFRAVALAEQTPASDA, translated from the coding sequence ATGATCCGCGAAGAATTCCTGCGTTTGGCCGCTGCCGGCTACAACCGTATCCCGCTTGCACGTGAAACCCTTGCTGACTTCGACACGCCGTTGTCGATCTACCTGAAACTGGCCGATCAGCCCAACTCCTATTTGCTGGAGTCGGTGCAGGGCGGCGAGAAGTGGGGGCGCTATTCGATCATTGGCTTGCCATGCCGCACGGTGTTGCGTGTGCACGAGCAGCAGATTCGCGTGACTCATGACGGCGTCGAAATCGAATCTCACGAAGCTGAAGATCCGCTGGCCTTCGTTGAGGCATTCAAAGCCCGTTACAACGTGCCGACCATTGCTGGCTTGCCGCGCTTCAATGGTGGGCTGGTGGGCTATTTCGGTTATGACTGCGTGCGCTACGTGGAGAAGCGTTTGGGCAAGTGCCCGAACCCGGATCCGCTGGGCGTACCGGACATTTTGCTGATGGTGTCGGATGCCGTCGTGGTGTTCGATAACCTGGCGGGCAAGATGCACGCGATTGTGCTGGTCGATCCGGCGCAAGCGGATGCGTATGACGAAGGTCAGGCGCGTCTTGAGGCGTTGCTTGAGCAATTGCGTCAGCCGATTGCACCCCGCCGTGGCCTGGACTTCACCCAGCAGCAAGCCGCTGACCCGGTGTTCCGCTCCAGCTTTACCCAGGATGACTACGAAAAAGCGGTCGATACGATCAAGGACTACATCCTGGCGGGCGATTGCATGCAGGTCGTGCCGTCGCAGCGCATGTCGATTGACTTCAAGGCTGCGCCGATTGACCTGTACCGAGCGCTGCGCTGCTTCAATCCGACGCCGTATATGTACTTCTTCAATTTTGGTGACTTCCACGTGGTGGGCAGTTCGCCGGAAGTGCTGGTCAGGGTTGAGGACAATCTGATTACCGTGCGCCCGATTGCCGGCACGCGTCCTCGCGGCGCAACCGAAGAAGCTGATCTGGCGCTGGAAAAAGACCTGCTCAGTGATGACAAGGAAATCGCCGAGCACTTGATGCTGATCGATTTGGGGCGCAACGACACGGGCCGTGTATCGGAAACCGGTTCGGTCAAGCTCACGGAGAAGATGGTGATCGAGCGCTACTCCAACGTGATGCACATTGTGTCCAACGTCACTGGCCAGCTCAAAAGTGGGCTGACAGCGATGGACGCGCTGCGAGCGATTTTGCCAGCGGGCACGTTGTCGGGCGCACCGAAAATCCGCGCGATGGAAATCATCGACGAGCTGGAGCCAGTTAAACGTGGCGTGTATGGCGGCGCAGTCGGGTACTTCGCCTGGAACGGCAACATGGACACGGCCATCGCGATTCGCACCGCGGTGATCAAGGACGGTGAGTTGCACGTGCAAGCGGGTGGCGGCATTGTTGCTGACTCGGTACCGGCCCTGGAGTGGGAAGAGACGCTGAATAAACGCCGCGCGATGTTTCGTGCCGTAGCGCTCGCTGAACAAACCCCCGCGTCCGACGCCTGA
- a CDS encoding lipoate--protein ligase family protein produces the protein MALIQQLTVEAGLKAEQDLLASVCAGEREAGVLFWQPTDSSLVMPRRLSRLAGFEQASVELAASGWPILLRETGGEPVPQSPSTVNIALVYAPLRSEGDHGRIEAAYRRLCEPICDLLTALGGSASLGEIDGAFCDGRFNVNLNARKLVGTAQRWRQSQGGQRPVGLVHGALLVENERESMVAAVNRFNERCELAQRCRAESHIALHEVFAAPGFFERLSASYQQILAPLLRP, from the coding sequence ATGGCGCTCATCCAGCAACTCACCGTCGAGGCAGGTCTTAAAGCCGAGCAGGATTTATTGGCCTCGGTGTGTGCAGGGGAGCGCGAAGCGGGCGTGTTGTTCTGGCAACCCACGGACAGTTCGCTGGTTATGCCTCGGCGCTTGAGTCGGTTAGCCGGGTTCGAGCAAGCCAGTGTTGAGCTGGCAGCCAGTGGTTGGCCTATCCTGTTGCGCGAAACAGGCGGAGAGCCTGTCCCTCAGTCACCTTCTACCGTCAACATTGCGCTGGTTTATGCCCCGCTGCGCAGCGAAGGTGATCACGGCCGTATCGAAGCGGCATATCGCCGCCTGTGCGAGCCGATCTGCGATTTACTGACTGCGCTCGGGGGCTCGGCGTCGTTAGGCGAAATTGACGGCGCCTTTTGTGATGGGCGCTTCAACGTGAATCTCAATGCCCGAAAGCTGGTTGGTACGGCTCAGCGCTGGCGTCAGAGCCAAGGCGGGCAACGGCCGGTGGGTTTGGTTCACGGCGCGTTACTGGTTGAAAATGAGCGTGAGTCGATGGTCGCTGCGGTCAATCGTTTCAATGAGCGCTGTGAGCTTGCGCAGCGCTGCCGTGCTGAAAGCCATATCGCCTTGCATGAAGTGTTTGCCGCGCCCGGCTTTTTTGAGCGCCTGAGCGCCAGTTATCAACAGATCCTGGCACCCTTGCTAAGGCCTTAG
- a CDS encoding aminodeoxychorismate/anthranilate synthase component II encodes MLLMIDNYDSFTYNVVQYLGELGADVKVVRNDELTVAQIEALNPERIVVSPGPCTPNEAGISLEAIKYFAGKLPILGVCLGHQSIGQAFGGDVVRARQVMHGKTSPVYHLDTGVFQGLNNPLTVTRYHSLVVKRETLPECLELTAWTQNADGSVDEIMGLRHKTLNIEGVQFHPESILTEQGHELFANFLKQTGGTR; translated from the coding sequence ATGTTGCTGATGATCGACAATTACGACTCTTTTACTTACAACGTTGTGCAGTACCTCGGCGAGTTGGGTGCCGACGTTAAAGTCGTGCGCAACGATGAATTGACCGTGGCTCAGATCGAGGCGCTCAACCCTGAGCGCATCGTGGTGTCGCCCGGCCCATGTACGCCTAACGAGGCGGGCATCTCGCTTGAAGCGATCAAGTATTTTGCTGGCAAGTTGCCGATTCTGGGGGTGTGCCTCGGGCATCAATCCATCGGCCAGGCCTTTGGCGGTGACGTGGTTCGCGCCCGGCAAGTCATGCACGGTAAAACCAGCCCGGTGTATCACCTGGATACAGGTGTTTTTCAGGGGCTGAACAACCCATTGACTGTGACCCGTTACCACTCGCTGGTGGTCAAGCGTGAAACCTTGCCTGAGTGTCTGGAGCTGACGGCCTGGACGCAAAATGCTGACGGCTCGGTCGACGAGATCATGGGGCTGCGCCACAAAACGCTGAACATCGAAGGGGTGCAATTTCACCCTGAGTCGATCTTGACCGAGCAGGGCCATGAGCTGTTCGCTAACTTCCTCAAACAAACTGGCGGCACGCGCTAA
- a CDS encoding SDR family oxidoreductase, whose amino-acid sequence MTRYALITGASSGIGLALAEALARRGRSLILVARQRDALESIALELTQRFGVDVLFRACDLGEPLRLSGFLLELEEGDRQIDLLVNCAGIGTCGPFLAHDWSAEQDLIELNILALTRMCHAIGNMMAVQGGGQILNVSSIAAYQPGPWLSTYFASKAYVLHFSEGLREEVKKTGIKVSVLCPGVTRTGFFDAAKMNPDAVKRNKSALSPEEVALYTVRALEKNKAIIMPGWRNRWLTRMPRLLSRWMTRKIAASVNKSYCPR is encoded by the coding sequence ATGACCCGTTACGCTTTGATCACTGGCGCTTCCAGTGGTATTGGCCTGGCCCTGGCAGAAGCCCTTGCCCGTCGTGGGCGCAGTCTGATCCTTGTGGCCCGACAACGGGACGCACTGGAAAGCATTGCGCTTGAGCTGACTCAGCGTTTCGGTGTCGACGTCTTGTTCCGCGCCTGCGACCTGGGCGAACCCCTGCGCCTGTCCGGCTTTTTGCTGGAGCTGGAAGAAGGCGACCGGCAAATAGACTTGCTGGTCAACTGTGCAGGAATCGGCACCTGCGGCCCGTTCCTCGCCCATGACTGGAGCGCCGAACAAGACCTGATCGAACTCAACATTCTGGCGCTGACGCGGATGTGCCATGCCATCGGCAACATGATGGCCGTGCAAGGCGGCGGGCAGATCCTCAACGTGTCATCGATCGCCGCCTATCAGCCCGGCCCGTGGCTCAGCACCTACTTCGCAAGCAAAGCCTACGTGCTGCACTTTTCCGAAGGCCTGCGCGAAGAAGTGAAAAAAACCGGTATCAAGGTCTCGGTGCTCTGCCCCGGGGTCACCCGAACCGGTTTTTTCGATGCAGCCAAAATGAACCCGGATGCCGTCAAACGCAATAAAAGCGCCCTGAGCCCCGAAGAAGTCGCCCTTTACACCGTGCGCGCCCTCGAAAAGAACAAGGCCATCATCATGCCCGGCTGGCGTAACCGCTGGCTAACCCGCATGCCACGCCTGCTCTCTCGCTGGATGACCCGAAAAATCGCAGCCTCGGTCAACAAATCCTACTGCCCGCGTTAA
- the hemJ gene encoding protoporphyrinogen oxidase HemJ: MLYLWIKAFHIISIVCWFAGLFYLPRLFVYHAQSEDSVSKERFSLMERKLYRGIMGPAMIAALIFGGWLLYLAPGFLSQGWMHAKLTLVFLLIGYHHMCGAQVKRFARGENKRSHVFYRWFNEVPVLFLLAIVILVVVKPF; this comes from the coding sequence ATGCTTTATCTATGGATCAAAGCCTTCCACATCATCAGCATCGTCTGTTGGTTTGCTGGCCTGTTTTACCTGCCCCGCCTCTTTGTTTACCACGCTCAAAGCGAAGATTCCGTCAGTAAAGAACGATTTAGCCTCATGGAACGCAAGCTGTATCGCGGCATCATGGGCCCCGCCATGATCGCCGCACTCATCTTCGGCGGCTGGCTGCTCTACCTTGCTCCAGGCTTTCTCAGCCAAGGGTGGATGCACGCCAAACTGACACTGGTATTTCTGCTCATCGGCTACCACCACATGTGCGGCGCGCAAGTGAAACGCTTCGCCCGTGGCGAGAACAAACGCAGCCACGTGTTCTATCGCTGGTTCAATGAAGTGCCTGTTTTATTCTTACTGGCCATCGTCATTCTGGTGGTGGTCAAACCGTTCTGA
- a CDS encoding nitronate monooxygenase family protein: MSLPALLDKRLRLPVVAAPMFLISNPQLVLACCRNGVVGSFPALNQRESSGFKAWLEEIEAGLATLDNPAPYAVNLIVHNSNPRLQADLAICIEHKVPIVITSLGAVKEVVDAVHSYGGLVFHDVTTRRHAEKAAEAGVDGLIAVAAGAGGHAGTWSPFALVAEIRQFFDKTILLAGCLNHGHEILAAQVIGADLAYLGTRFISTQESHAPDAYKEMLLASQAADIIHTPAVSGVPASFMRQSLENAGFDLAALKTQGEVKLKPLADEAKAWKTVWSAGQGVGEINDQPTIDQLITRLDEEYRKALNLTSQLAQHWPHH; the protein is encoded by the coding sequence ATGTCACTGCCCGCTCTGCTTGATAAACGCCTGCGCTTGCCGGTAGTCGCCGCTCCCATGTTTTTGATTTCCAATCCTCAACTGGTACTGGCGTGCTGCCGCAATGGCGTTGTCGGTAGTTTTCCTGCACTCAACCAACGCGAGAGCAGCGGTTTCAAGGCCTGGCTTGAAGAAATCGAAGCGGGTCTGGCCACATTGGATAACCCCGCCCCCTATGCCGTAAATCTGATTGTGCACAACAGCAACCCGCGGCTACAGGCTGACCTGGCGATCTGCATCGAGCACAAAGTGCCCATCGTGATCACCAGCCTGGGCGCCGTTAAAGAAGTCGTTGATGCCGTCCATAGCTACGGCGGGCTGGTATTTCACGATGTCACCACGCGACGGCATGCCGAAAAAGCCGCAGAAGCGGGTGTAGATGGACTGATTGCAGTCGCAGCAGGTGCCGGTGGCCACGCGGGCACTTGGAGCCCATTTGCACTGGTCGCCGAAATTCGTCAGTTCTTCGATAAAACCATCTTGCTTGCTGGCTGTTTGAACCATGGACACGAAATCCTGGCGGCGCAGGTAATCGGTGCTGACCTTGCCTACTTGGGGACACGCTTTATCAGCACCCAAGAAAGCCATGCACCTGACGCTTATAAAGAAATGCTCTTGGCCTCTCAGGCTGCCGATATCATTCACACCCCGGCCGTATCAGGGGTACCCGCCAGTTTTATGCGCCAAAGTCTCGAAAATGCCGGTTTTGATCTCGCAGCGCTTAAAACACAAGGTGAGGTAAAACTCAAACCCCTCGCCGACGAAGCAAAAGCCTGGAAGACCGTCTGGTCTGCTGGCCAAGGTGTCGGAGAAATCAATGATCAGCCCACAATCGACCAATTGATTACACGACTGGATGAGGAATACCGCAAAGCGCTAAACCTTACCTCACAACTGGCGCAGCACTGGCCGCACCACTAA
- the trpC gene encoding indole-3-glycerol phosphate synthase TrpC translates to MSVPTVLENILARKVQEVAERRARVSLAELEGLAAKADPVRGFAKALLAQAKLKQPAVIAEIKKASPSKGVIREHFVPSEIALSYEKGGATCLSVLTDIDFFQGADAYLQQARAACGLPVIRKDFMIDPYQIVEARALGADCVLLIVSALDDVKMAELAAVAKSVNLDVLVEVHDGDELERALKTLDTPLVGINNRNLHTFDVSLETTLDLLPRVPRDRLVITESGILNRADVELMEISEVYSFLVGEAFMRAEQPGAELQRLFFPERGKPVAGSTLD, encoded by the coding sequence ATGAGTGTGCCTACCGTTCTAGAGAATATTCTGGCGCGCAAAGTTCAGGAAGTGGCCGAGCGCAGAGCGCGCGTCAGCCTGGCGGAGCTTGAAGGTCTGGCGGCCAAGGCGGATCCGGTACGCGGCTTTGCCAAGGCATTGCTGGCGCAGGCCAAGTTGAAGCAGCCTGCCGTGATTGCCGAAATTAAAAAGGCATCGCCGAGCAAGGGCGTGATTCGTGAGCACTTTGTGCCGAGCGAGATTGCCCTGAGTTATGAAAAGGGCGGCGCGACCTGCTTGTCCGTGCTGACCGACATCGATTTCTTCCAGGGCGCCGATGCCTATCTGCAACAAGCCCGCGCGGCCTGCGGCCTGCCGGTGATTCGCAAGGACTTCATGATCGATCCTTATCAGATCGTTGAAGCCCGTGCGTTGGGTGCTGACTGCGTGCTGTTGATTGTGTCAGCACTGGATGACGTGAAAATGGCCGAACTGGCTGCCGTTGCCAAAAGCGTCAATCTGGATGTGCTGGTTGAAGTGCATGATGGCGATGAGCTTGAACGTGCACTCAAGACACTGGATACCCCGTTGGTGGGGATCAACAATCGCAATCTGCACACCTTCGACGTCAGCCTGGAAACCACGCTGGATCTGTTGCCGCGTGTTCCGCGTGATCGATTGGTCATCACTGAGAGCGGCATCCTCAACCGTGCGGATGTCGAGTTGATGGAAATCAGCGAGGTGTATTCATTCCTGGTGGGTGAGGCGTTCATGCGTGCTGAACAGCCGGGCGCGGAATTGCAGCGTTTGTTCTTCCCGGAGCGCGGTAAACCCGTGGCGGGCTCCACGCTGGATTGA
- a CDS encoding DUF805 domain-containing protein, whose translation MPELSLEQAPQEEHFAPLDPLGFSGRIGRLRLLVWNTVLTVIATVVSILVLLAVNVSPTLGITCGATLSIAYLLIALRISAQRLHDLNWSAWMLLLHLVPVANLVLTLMMLLMPGTPGPNKYGPPPPPNSQSVTVMAWIIIFLIGLSICVMIALFALGLMAALINAVNGNTL comes from the coding sequence ATGCCAGAACTGAGCCTGGAACAAGCCCCTCAAGAAGAGCATTTTGCCCCCCTGGATCCCCTGGGATTCAGCGGCCGTATTGGGCGCTTGCGATTACTGGTCTGGAACACGGTGCTCACCGTCATTGCCACAGTGGTTTCAATACTCGTCCTGCTGGCAGTCAACGTTTCACCAACGCTTGGCATTACCTGTGGCGCGACCCTGAGCATTGCTTATTTACTGATCGCTTTAAGAATCAGTGCCCAGCGCCTGCATGACCTCAATTGGTCCGCCTGGATGCTGTTACTGCATTTGGTACCTGTGGCCAACCTTGTGCTGACCCTCATGATGCTGTTGATGCCCGGCACACCCGGCCCGAACAAATACGGACCGCCGCCACCGCCCAACAGTCAGTCCGTCACCGTTATGGCCTGGATCATCATCTTTCTGATCGGTCTGAGCATCTGCGTGATGATCGCCCTTTTTGCTTTGGGCCTTATGGCTGCGTTGATCAACGCAGTCAACGGCAACACCCTGTAG
- a CDS encoding OsmC family protein, which yields MKARIQWAGEAMFLGESGSGHVVVMDGPPESGGRNLGVRPMEMLLLGLGGCSNFDVVSILKKSRQAVESCEAFLEAERATEDPKVFTKIHLHFVVKGRGLKEAQVKRAIELSAEKYCSASIMLGAAGVAISHDYEIIELG from the coding sequence ATGAAGGCACGCATTCAATGGGCGGGTGAGGCCATGTTTCTGGGTGAATCAGGCAGCGGCCACGTCGTTGTGATGGACGGCCCGCCTGAAAGTGGCGGTCGCAATCTGGGCGTACGGCCTATGGAGATGCTTCTGCTGGGGCTCGGTGGTTGCAGCAACTTTGATGTTGTCAGCATTCTGAAGAAATCACGTCAGGCAGTCGAAAGCTGTGAAGCGTTCCTGGAGGCCGAGCGCGCTACCGAAGACCCAAAGGTTTTTACTAAAATTCACCTGCACTTTGTGGTTAAAGGTCGCGGTTTGAAAGAAGCTCAGGTCAAGCGTGCTATCGAGTTGTCGGCCGAGAAGTATTGCTCGGCGTCGATCATGCTGGGCGCGGCGGGTGTTGCTATCAGCCATGACTACGAAATCATTGAACTGGGTTGA
- the trpD gene encoding anthranilate phosphoribosyltransferase: MDIKTALSRIVGHLDLSEAEMRDVMRDIMTGQCTEAQIGAFMMGMRMKSESIDEIVGAVTAMRELADKVELNTLDGVVDIVGTGGDGANIFNVSTASALVIAAAGCTVAKHGNRAVSGKSGSADLLEAAGVYLNLTPVQVARCIDSVGIGFMFAQSHHGAMKHAAVPRRDLGLRTLFNMLGPLTNPAGVLHQVVGVFNQALCRPLAEVLQRLGSKHVLVVHSQDGLDEFSLAAPTFVAELKKGVITEYWVQPEDLGIKSQSLFGLVVDSPEQSLELIRDALGRRKTESGQKAAEMIVLNAGAALYAADLAYTLKEGVALAHDALHTGLAREKLEELGAFTAIFKQENEA; the protein is encoded by the coding sequence ATGGATATCAAAACAGCCCTGAGCCGTATCGTCGGTCACCTTGATTTGAGCGAAGCCGAGATGCGCGATGTGATGCGCGACATCATGACCGGTCAATGCACCGAAGCGCAGATTGGCGCGTTCATGATGGGCATGCGCATGAAGAGCGAGAGCATCGACGAGATCGTCGGTGCCGTCACGGCCATGCGCGAGTTGGCCGACAAGGTTGAGCTCAATACCCTGGATGGCGTGGTCGACATCGTGGGCACTGGCGGTGATGGCGCGAATATTTTCAACGTGTCCACCGCTTCTGCGCTGGTGATTGCAGCCGCAGGCTGCACCGTGGCTAAACACGGCAATCGCGCAGTGTCGGGCAAAAGCGGCAGTGCTGATTTGCTTGAAGCCGCCGGTGTGTACCTGAACCTGACGCCTGTTCAGGTTGCGCGTTGTATCGACAGCGTCGGCATTGGTTTTATGTTTGCCCAATCCCATCACGGCGCGATGAAGCACGCGGCTGTCCCGCGTCGCGACCTGGGGCTGCGCACCTTGTTCAACATGCTTGGCCCGCTTACGAATCCGGCTGGCGTGTTGCATCAAGTGGTTGGCGTGTTCAATCAGGCGCTGTGCCGTCCGCTGGCTGAAGTCTTGCAGCGTTTGGGTAGCAAGCACGTGCTGGTGGTGCATTCGCAAGACGGTCTGGATGAGTTCAGTCTGGCGGCGCCGACCTTTGTGGCAGAGCTGAAAAAGGGTGTCATTACGGAATACTGGGTTCAACCAGAAGACTTGGGTATAAAGAGCCAGAGTCTGTTTGGCTTGGTGGTCGATAGCCCGGAACAATCCCTGGAGCTGATTCGCGATGCTTTGGGGCGTCGTAAAACGGAGTCAGGTCAGAAGGCTGCTGAAATGATCGTGCTCAATGCCGGCGCTGCGCTGTATGCCGCCGACCTTGCCTACACGCTTAAAGAAGGTGTGGCGTTGGCTCACGATGCGTTGCACACAGGGCTGGCTCGGGAAAAACTCGAAGAGCTGGGCGCCTTTACCGCGATCTTCAAGCAGGAGAATGAAGCATGA